The Alosa sapidissima isolate fAloSap1 chromosome 5, fAloSap1.pri, whole genome shotgun sequence genome has a window encoding:
- the chrm1b gene encoding muscarinic acetylcholine receptor M1 isoform X1, producing the protein MNESGWTGGNGVPPKITIVRDFLKELEDLHPKPREKNDCISLLLSCSSDNMNYTCFSEASNVTTDPLGGHQVWEVVLIVLITGPLSLITILGNLLVVISFRVNAQLRTTNNYYLLSLAVADLILGMVSMNLYTAYIITGRWTLGHVACDIWLAVDYVSSNASVMNLLVISFDRYFSVTRPLTYRAKRTPKRARLLIALAWSVSFILWGPAILFWPYMVGRPPGDDQDCSIPFFKVPLLTFGTAIAAFYLPVCIMAILYWRIYWEIENRSKGLSMLLGQNGGAGTPNSSDLPSVYPDSAQSSLRAHRVPQTPARTRRSQKRQVGCFPKTARAQQLSTGKKVAAILELASQRCEGSFQEGYSRNSWSGDNEEEEEEDDAIGSTSTEEELEQEIKGSNTTATIKLKHLHEASDGNRDIKISPRATVEGPSTAAGGSSMRSSLNGPKHKDPGPLKQQKGKRRRNMIIREKKAARTLSAILLAFILTWTPYNVMVLASMSYCVPDKLWQLGYWLCYVNSTVNPMCYALCNKSFRSTFKSLLLCRQTDRKTWDASRRSHHMSARMQSCSTV; encoded by the coding sequence CCTCGAGAGAAAAATGATTGCATCTCCTTGCTCCTGTCCTGTTCCTCTGACAACATGAACTACACATGCTTCTCTGAAGCAAGCAACGTGACTACGGATCCTCTGGGGGGACACCAGGTGTGGGAGGTGGTCCTCATCGTCCTCATCACtggccctctctccctcatcacCATCCTGGGCAACCTGCTAGTGGTCATCTCCTTCCGGGTCAACGCCCAGCTTCGCACCACCAACAACTACTATCTACTCAGCCTTGCGGTGGCTGACCTCATACTGGGCATGGTGTCCATGAACCTCTACACGGCGTACATCATCACGGGCCGCTGGACACTGGGCCACGTGGCGTGCGACATCTGGCTCGCCGTGGATTACGTCTCCAGCAACGCCTCCGTCATGAACCTACTGGTCATCAGTTTCGATCGGTACTTTTCGGTCACGCGGCCCCTGACCTACCGGGCCAAAAGGACGCCAAAGCGAGCCAGGCTGCTGATCGCCCTGGCGTGGAGCGTCTCGTTCATCCTCTGGGGCCCGGCCATCTTGTTCTGGCCCTACATGGTTGGCCGTCCGCCAGGGGATGATCAGGACTGCTCCATACCTTTCTTCAAGGTGCCGCTGCTCACGTTCGGGACTGCCATCGCCGCTTTCTACCTGCCCGTCTGCATCATGGCCATCCTGTACTGGAGGATTTACTGGGAGATCGAGAACCGGTCCAAGGGGCTCTCCATGCTGCTGGGACAGAATGGAGGCGCGGGGACCCCCAACAGTTCGGACCTGCCGTCAGTGTACCCCGACAGCGCACAGAGCAGCTTGAGGGCCCACAGGGTGCCCCAGACGCCTGCAAGGACCAGGAGGAGCCAGAAGAGGCAGGTGGGCTGCTTCCCAAAGACTGCGAGAGCTCAGCAACTCAGCACGGGGAAAAAggtggcagccattttggagcTGGCATCCCAGAGATGTGAGGGCAGTTTCCAGGAAGGGTACAGCCGCAATAGCTGGAGTGGCGACAacgaagaggaagaagaggaagatgacGCCATTGGGTCGACGTCTACTGAAGAGGAACTGGAACAGGAGATCAAAGGGTCGAACACCACAGCCACCATCAAGCTGAAGCATCTACATGAAGCATCAGATGGCAATCGGGACATTAAGATTTCACCCCGAGCAACCGTGGAGGGACCGTCCACCGCAGCTGGAGGGTCAAGCATGCGGTCCTCCCTCAACGGGCCTAAACACAAGGACCCAGGGCCTTTGAAGCAACAGAAGGGAAAAAGGCGACGCAACATGATCATTAGGGAGAAGAAGGCAGCTCGAACACTGAGTGCTATCCTGCTAGCATTCATTCTGACCTGGACGCCATACAATGTTATGGTGCTGGCCTCCATGTCCTACTGTGTGCCAGACAAGCTGTGGCAGCTAGGCTACTGGCTGTGCTACGTCAACAGCACCGTGAACCCCATGTGTTACGCCCTTTGCAACAAGTCCTTCCGCAGCACCTTTAAGTCACTGCTGCTCTGCCGTCAGACTGACCGCAAGACCTGGGACGCCAGTCGACGCAGTCACCACATGTCTGCCAGGATGCAGTCTTGCAGTACTGTatga
- the chrm1b gene encoding muscarinic acetylcholine receptor M1 isoform X2, producing MNYTCFSEASNVTTDPLGGHQVWEVVLIVLITGPLSLITILGNLLVVISFRVNAQLRTTNNYYLLSLAVADLILGMVSMNLYTAYIITGRWTLGHVACDIWLAVDYVSSNASVMNLLVISFDRYFSVTRPLTYRAKRTPKRARLLIALAWSVSFILWGPAILFWPYMVGRPPGDDQDCSIPFFKVPLLTFGTAIAAFYLPVCIMAILYWRIYWEIENRSKGLSMLLGQNGGAGTPNSSDLPSVYPDSAQSSLRAHRVPQTPARTRRSQKRQVGCFPKTARAQQLSTGKKVAAILELASQRCEGSFQEGYSRNSWSGDNEEEEEEDDAIGSTSTEEELEQEIKGSNTTATIKLKHLHEASDGNRDIKISPRATVEGPSTAAGGSSMRSSLNGPKHKDPGPLKQQKGKRRRNMIIREKKAARTLSAILLAFILTWTPYNVMVLASMSYCVPDKLWQLGYWLCYVNSTVNPMCYALCNKSFRSTFKSLLLCRQTDRKTWDASRRSHHMSARMQSCSTV from the coding sequence ATGAACTACACATGCTTCTCTGAAGCAAGCAACGTGACTACGGATCCTCTGGGGGGACACCAGGTGTGGGAGGTGGTCCTCATCGTCCTCATCACtggccctctctccctcatcacCATCCTGGGCAACCTGCTAGTGGTCATCTCCTTCCGGGTCAACGCCCAGCTTCGCACCACCAACAACTACTATCTACTCAGCCTTGCGGTGGCTGACCTCATACTGGGCATGGTGTCCATGAACCTCTACACGGCGTACATCATCACGGGCCGCTGGACACTGGGCCACGTGGCGTGCGACATCTGGCTCGCCGTGGATTACGTCTCCAGCAACGCCTCCGTCATGAACCTACTGGTCATCAGTTTCGATCGGTACTTTTCGGTCACGCGGCCCCTGACCTACCGGGCCAAAAGGACGCCAAAGCGAGCCAGGCTGCTGATCGCCCTGGCGTGGAGCGTCTCGTTCATCCTCTGGGGCCCGGCCATCTTGTTCTGGCCCTACATGGTTGGCCGTCCGCCAGGGGATGATCAGGACTGCTCCATACCTTTCTTCAAGGTGCCGCTGCTCACGTTCGGGACTGCCATCGCCGCTTTCTACCTGCCCGTCTGCATCATGGCCATCCTGTACTGGAGGATTTACTGGGAGATCGAGAACCGGTCCAAGGGGCTCTCCATGCTGCTGGGACAGAATGGAGGCGCGGGGACCCCCAACAGTTCGGACCTGCCGTCAGTGTACCCCGACAGCGCACAGAGCAGCTTGAGGGCCCACAGGGTGCCCCAGACGCCTGCAAGGACCAGGAGGAGCCAGAAGAGGCAGGTGGGCTGCTTCCCAAAGACTGCGAGAGCTCAGCAACTCAGCACGGGGAAAAAggtggcagccattttggagcTGGCATCCCAGAGATGTGAGGGCAGTTTCCAGGAAGGGTACAGCCGCAATAGCTGGAGTGGCGACAacgaagaggaagaagaggaagatgacGCCATTGGGTCGACGTCTACTGAAGAGGAACTGGAACAGGAGATCAAAGGGTCGAACACCACAGCCACCATCAAGCTGAAGCATCTACATGAAGCATCAGATGGCAATCGGGACATTAAGATTTCACCCCGAGCAACCGTGGAGGGACCGTCCACCGCAGCTGGAGGGTCAAGCATGCGGTCCTCCCTCAACGGGCCTAAACACAAGGACCCAGGGCCTTTGAAGCAACAGAAGGGAAAAAGGCGACGCAACATGATCATTAGGGAGAAGAAGGCAGCTCGAACACTGAGTGCTATCCTGCTAGCATTCATTCTGACCTGGACGCCATACAATGTTATGGTGCTGGCCTCCATGTCCTACTGTGTGCCAGACAAGCTGTGGCAGCTAGGCTACTGGCTGTGCTACGTCAACAGCACCGTGAACCCCATGTGTTACGCCCTTTGCAACAAGTCCTTCCGCAGCACCTTTAAGTCACTGCTGCTCTGCCGTCAGACTGACCGCAAGACCTGGGACGCCAGTCGACGCAGTCACCACATGTCTGCCAGGATGCAGTCTTGCAGTACTGTatga
- the dpf2 gene encoding zinc finger protein ubi-d4 isoform X1, with protein sequence MAAVVENVVKLLGEQYYRDAMEQCHNYNARLCAERSVRMPFLDSQTGVAQSNCYIWMEKRHRGPGLAPGQLYTYPARRWRKKRRAHPPEDPRLAFPTLKSELDLGLKKDALTSSDGSSLEALLKAEPLDKRAALELRAPEDDPSGSEYSTGSLNTATRVRKRILEPDDFLDDLDDEDYEEDTPKRRGKGKGKGRGVSSARKKLDAAAALEDRDKPYACDNTFKQKHISKPSERVCGKRYKNRPGLSYHYAHSHLADEEGEKEEEADLRTATPPQPEEPKAPKKGPDGLALPNNYCDFCLGDSNMNQKTGQSEELVSCSDCGRSGHPSCLQFTPVMMAAVKTYRWQCIECKCCNICGTSENDDQLLFCDDCDRGYHMYCLTPPMSEPPEGSWSCHLCLDLLKEKASIYQNQNAPPS encoded by the exons ATGGCGGCCGTCGTGGAGAATGTTGTCAAACT GCTGGGGGAGCAGTACTATAGAGATGCCATGGAACAGTGCCATAACTACAACGCCCGTCTGTGTGCGGAGCGCAGCGTCAGGATGCCCTTCCTCGACTCCCAGACAGGAGTTGCCCAGAGCAACTGCTACATCTGGATGGAGAAGAGACACAGAGGACCAG GACTGGCTCCAGGACAGTTGTATACTTACCCTGCCCGGCGATGGAGGAAGAAGCGCAGAGCCCATCCACCTGAAGACCCCCGGCTGGCCTTCCCCACCCTTAAGTCAG AGCTGGACCTGGGCCTGAAGAAAGACGCCCTCACATCCTCCGACGGCAGCAGCTTGGAGGCGCTTCTGAAGGCCGAGCCCCTGGACAAGCGCGCAGCACTCGAGCTCCGGGCACCAGAGGACGACCCTAGCGGGTCGGAGTACAGTACCGGGAGCCTTAATACTGCCACACGCGTACGGAAG AGAATCCTGGAGCCTGATGACTTCCTGGATGACCTGGATGATGAAGACTATGAGGAGGATACTCCCAAGAGACGTGGCAAAGGGAAAGGAAAG GGTCGTGGGGTCAGCAGCGCCCGGAAGAAGTTGGATGCCGCGGCTGCACTTGAAGACCGAGACAAGCCCTATGCCTGCGATA ACACTTTCAAACAAAAGCATATTTCAAAACCTTCTGAACGAG TCTGTGGGAAGCGCTATAAGAACCGGCCAGGTCTGAGCTACCACTACGCCCACTCTCATCTGGCGGAcgaggagggggagaaggaggaagaggccgACCTTCGCACAGCAACCCCGCCCCAACCAGAGGAGCCCAAGG CACCGAAGAAGGGGCCTGACGGTCTGGCCCTGCCCAACAACTACTGTGACTTCTGCCTGGGCGACTCCAACATGAACCAGAAAACAGGCCAGTCAGAGGAGCTGGTCTCCTGCTCTGACTGTGGACGCTCGG gtCATCCCTCGTGTCTGCAGTTCACGCCTGTAATGATGGCGGCAGTGAAAACGTATCGCTGGCAGTGCATTGAGTGCAAGTGCTGCAATATCTGCGGCACATCAGAAAATGAT GACCAGCTGCTGTTCTGTGATGACTGTGACAGAGGCTACCACATGTATTGTCTCACCCCGCCCATGTCAGAACCTCCAGAAG GGAGCTGGAGCTGTCACTTGTGTCTGGACCTGTTGAAAGAAAAAGCCTCCATATACCAGAACCAGAATGCTCCGCCATCGTGA
- the dpf2 gene encoding zinc finger protein ubi-d4 isoform X2, with product MAAVVENVVKLLGEQYYRDAMEQCHNYNARLCAERSVRMPFLDSQTGVAQSNCYIWMEKRHRGPGLAPGQLYTYPARRWRKKRRAHPPEDPRLAFPTLKSELDLGLKKDALTSSDGSSLEALLKAEPLDKRAALELRAPEDDPSGSEYSTGSLNTATRVRKRILEPDDFLDDLDDEDYEEDTPKRRGKGKGKGRGVSSARKKLDAAAALEDRDKPYACDICGKRYKNRPGLSYHYAHSHLADEEGEKEEEADLRTATPPQPEEPKAPKKGPDGLALPNNYCDFCLGDSNMNQKTGQSEELVSCSDCGRSGHPSCLQFTPVMMAAVKTYRWQCIECKCCNICGTSENDDQLLFCDDCDRGYHMYCLTPPMSEPPEGSWSCHLCLDLLKEKASIYQNQNAPPS from the exons ATGGCGGCCGTCGTGGAGAATGTTGTCAAACT GCTGGGGGAGCAGTACTATAGAGATGCCATGGAACAGTGCCATAACTACAACGCCCGTCTGTGTGCGGAGCGCAGCGTCAGGATGCCCTTCCTCGACTCCCAGACAGGAGTTGCCCAGAGCAACTGCTACATCTGGATGGAGAAGAGACACAGAGGACCAG GACTGGCTCCAGGACAGTTGTATACTTACCCTGCCCGGCGATGGAGGAAGAAGCGCAGAGCCCATCCACCTGAAGACCCCCGGCTGGCCTTCCCCACCCTTAAGTCAG AGCTGGACCTGGGCCTGAAGAAAGACGCCCTCACATCCTCCGACGGCAGCAGCTTGGAGGCGCTTCTGAAGGCCGAGCCCCTGGACAAGCGCGCAGCACTCGAGCTCCGGGCACCAGAGGACGACCCTAGCGGGTCGGAGTACAGTACCGGGAGCCTTAATACTGCCACACGCGTACGGAAG AGAATCCTGGAGCCTGATGACTTCCTGGATGACCTGGATGATGAAGACTATGAGGAGGATACTCCCAAGAGACGTGGCAAAGGGAAAGGAAAG GGTCGTGGGGTCAGCAGCGCCCGGAAGAAGTTGGATGCCGCGGCTGCACTTGAAGACCGAGACAAGCCCTATGCCTGCGATA TCTGTGGGAAGCGCTATAAGAACCGGCCAGGTCTGAGCTACCACTACGCCCACTCTCATCTGGCGGAcgaggagggggagaaggaggaagaggccgACCTTCGCACAGCAACCCCGCCCCAACCAGAGGAGCCCAAGG CACCGAAGAAGGGGCCTGACGGTCTGGCCCTGCCCAACAACTACTGTGACTTCTGCCTGGGCGACTCCAACATGAACCAGAAAACAGGCCAGTCAGAGGAGCTGGTCTCCTGCTCTGACTGTGGACGCTCGG gtCATCCCTCGTGTCTGCAGTTCACGCCTGTAATGATGGCGGCAGTGAAAACGTATCGCTGGCAGTGCATTGAGTGCAAGTGCTGCAATATCTGCGGCACATCAGAAAATGAT GACCAGCTGCTGTTCTGTGATGACTGTGACAGAGGCTACCACATGTATTGTCTCACCCCGCCCATGTCAGAACCTCCAGAAG GGAGCTGGAGCTGTCACTTGTGTCTGGACCTGTTGAAAGAAAAAGCCTCCATATACCAGAACCAGAATGCTCCGCCATCGTGA